A part of Uloborus diversus isolate 005 chromosome 6, Udiv.v.3.1, whole genome shotgun sequence genomic DNA contains:
- the LOC129224539 gene encoding uncharacterized protein LOC129224539, translated as MAQRILQQVSLSATFLLIFIVMSSSGASIYKFQKAYKSHYPLDKSRIDRRIAGRDSPIHFITPLVSIPQSLDVFSNFFSPPANFGPARPSPLYKLPLKLFTNGKPHNVMLQSMQRPQSIIDYLPQAMSKIIRLPIKYMSNAKPVGVYFDDPSFNYI; from the coding sequence GATTCTTCAACAAGTGAGCTTATCAGCAACATTCCTTCTCATATTTATTGTGATGTCTTCTAGTGGAGCCTCAATTTACAAGTTTCAAAAGGCCTACAAAAGTCACTATCCACTCGACAAAAGTCGAATAGATCGAAGGATCGCAGGACGAGATTCACCCATTCACTTCATCACTCCCTTAGTTTCCATTCCCCAGTCCTTGGATGTATTCTCCAACTTTTTCTCACCTCCAGCTAACTTCGGACCTGCTCGCCCTTCGCCACTTTACAAACTGCCATTGAAACTATTCACCAATGGCAAGCCTCATAATGTGATGCTTCAATCGATGCAAAGGCCACAGAGTATCATCGATTATTTACCACAAGCCATGTCCAAAATCATAAGACTACCGATAAAATATATGTCTAATGCCAAACCAGTTGGAGTGTACTTCGACGACCCATCCTTTAATTACATCTGA